Proteins encoded by one window of Candidatus Paceibacterota bacterium:
- a CDS encoding gamma-glutamylcyclotransferase family protein yields MALYFAYGSNQDEKQMKGRCPCSSIVGKAVLKDYKLAYTFFSTKGQCGCADIIKSEGDEVWGLLHKLNSDDLERLDGYEGHPTGYRRFTTVVLDEFGKEIEAEVYEVVEKSGEHVEPSRWYHDILLNAAKKYNFPDSYKKFLNSFKVLN; encoded by the coding sequence ATGGCTTTATATTTTGCTTACGGTTCAAATCAAGACGAAAAACAAATGAAGGGAAGATGCCCTTGTTCGTCAATCGTCGGCAAGGCCGTCTTAAAAGACTACAAACTCGCGTATACATTTTTTTCGACAAAGGGTCAGTGCGGGTGCGCGGACATTATAAAAAGTGAAGGAGATGAGGTTTGGGGACTTTTACATAAACTTAATTCGGATGACTTAGAGAGATTGGATGGTTATGAAGGGCATCCAACTGGTTACCGAAGATTCACCACTGTTGTTTTAGACGAATTCGGGAAAGAAATAGAGGCGGAAGTTTACGAAGTTGTTGAAAAAAGTGGCGAACACGTGGAGCCTTCACGCTGGTATCACGACATTCTATTGAATGCTGCAAAAAAATATAATTTCCCAGATTCTTATAAAAAATTTCTAAATTCTTTCAAGGTGTTGAATTAA
- the ligA gene encoding NAD-dependent DNA ligase LigA gives MDKKEAEERISKLKKEIDFHRYQYHVLDKETISEASLDSLKHELYKLEQQFPELITFDSPTQRVGGQALAKFGKIKHEAPMLSIEDVFTLTELKAWEVRVSKFIGREISPFFCMVKLDGLAVELVYENGVLKTASTRGDGVMGEDITQNIRTIETVPLVLQKPKEEVSNFEHIVVRGEIFFPLKAFEKLNKELKREGQAEFANPRNAAAGSVRQLDSKITAMRPLQFSAWDLISDHGTKTHDKEWEVLSQFGFKVNPLGRVANNLYEVEKFFNEVNSKREKLDYWIDGTVVRINNNSVFKSLGVVGKTPRGLVAWKFPAEETTSVVEAVEWLVGRTGALTPVATLKPTLIAGTTVKHASLHNADEIARLDIRIGDTVVIYKAGEIIPKVKEVLKNLRPKSAKEIIPPTICPVCGSNVSKNPGEVAIVCSNKRCFAQDRERVLHSARAFGIEGFGPQTIELLLDEKIIQGPADIFSITVDDIIELERFADISANKLIKEIQSKKTISLAKFIVALGIRHVGEETASLLAEHFLTLEKIMKAKEEELSLVPGIGEVVGKSVADFFNDEHNQKIIEGYLEQGVKIEKGKSKPRGKFFGKTFVLTGTLSSMGRNEAKEKIKSLGGSVSSSVSVKTDYVVVGGEPGSKFDEANKLGVKVLDEDEFLKLL, from the coding sequence ATGGATAAAAAAGAAGCTGAGGAACGAATTTCAAAACTTAAAAAAGAAATTGATTTTCACCGATACCAGTATCATGTTTTAGATAAGGAAACAATAAGCGAGGCGTCTCTCGACTCTTTAAAACACGAACTTTATAAGCTTGAACAGCAATTTCCAGAATTAATAACATTTGATTCACCAACTCAACGAGTGGGAGGGCAGGCACTCGCAAAATTCGGAAAAATCAAACACGAAGCGCCGATGCTTTCAATTGAGGATGTTTTTACACTTACCGAACTTAAAGCTTGGGAAGTTAGAGTTAGTAAATTTATTGGTCGTGAAATCTCTCCATTTTTTTGTATGGTCAAACTAGATGGACTTGCCGTTGAGCTTGTCTATGAAAACGGGGTTTTAAAGACGGCTTCTACTCGTGGTGATGGAGTTATGGGGGAGGATATAACACAAAATATTCGAACAATTGAAACGGTGCCACTCGTGCTTCAAAAACCAAAAGAGGAAGTTTCTAATTTTGAACATATCGTTGTGCGCGGAGAAATATTTTTCCCACTGAAAGCATTTGAAAAATTAAATAAAGAACTTAAGAGAGAGGGGCAGGCAGAGTTTGCAAATCCACGTAATGCAGCTGCTGGAAGTGTGCGCCAGCTTGATTCAAAAATCACAGCCATGAGACCCCTTCAGTTTTCCGCATGGGATTTGATAAGTGATCATGGCACAAAGACGCACGACAAGGAGTGGGAGGTGTTGTCACAGTTTGGTTTTAAGGTGAATCCGTTAGGGAGAGTCGCGAATAATCTTTATGAAGTAGAGAAGTTTTTTAATGAAGTGAATTCAAAGCGTGAGAAACTTGACTACTGGATAGACGGTACGGTAGTAAGGATAAACAACAACAGTGTTTTTAAATCTCTTGGGGTTGTTGGTAAAACTCCACGGGGTTTAGTCGCCTGGAAATTTCCAGCAGAGGAAACAACCAGCGTTGTGGAGGCGGTGGAATGGCTTGTTGGACGCACTGGTGCGCTTACGCCGGTTGCCACACTAAAACCAACCTTAATTGCTGGGACAACAGTTAAGCACGCATCACTTCATAATGCGGATGAAATTGCTCGCCTTGATATTCGAATCGGCGACACAGTTGTTATTTATAAGGCTGGAGAAATTATTCCAAAAGTGAAGGAGGTTTTAAAAAATCTTCGCCCAAAGAGTGCGAAAGAAATTATTCCACCAACAATTTGTCCTGTCTGTGGTTCTAATGTGTCAAAAAATCCTGGAGAGGTGGCGATTGTTTGTTCAAACAAGAGGTGTTTTGCGCAAGACCGAGAAAGGGTACTTCATTCCGCTCGCGCCTTTGGTATCGAAGGTTTTGGTCCCCAGACAATAGAACTTCTTTTGGACGAAAAAATAATTCAAGGGCCTGCTGATATTTTTTCTATAACCGTTGATGACATTATCGAACTTGAGCGTTTTGCTGATATTTCCGCAAATAAATTAATAAAAGAGATTCAATCCAAAAAAACAATTTCACTTGCAAAATTTATTGTGGCGCTAGGTATTAGGCATGTGGGCGAAGAGACCGCCTCGCTTTTGGCGGAGCATTTTTTGACTCTCGAAAAAATTATGAAAGCAAAAGAAGAAGAGCTATCTCTTGTTCCTGGGATTGGGGAAGTGGTTGGTAAGAGTGTTGCCGATTTTTTTAATGATGAGCACAATCAAAAAATTATTGAGGGCTATCTTGAGCAGGGAGTTAAAATTGAAAAAGGGAAATCAAAGCCTCGCGGAAAATTTTTTGGGAAGACGTTTGTACTGACCGGTACTCTTTCTTCAATGGGAAGAAATGAAGCAAAAGAAAAAATAAAATCATTAGGAGGAAGTGTTTCAAGTTCTGTTTCTGTAAAAACAGACTATGTGGTGGTTGGGGGGGAGCCTGGTTCTAAGTTTGATGAGGCCAATAAATTAGGAGTGAAAGTGTTGGACGAAGATGAGTTTCTAAAACTTCTGTAA
- a CDS encoding phosphoribosylaminoimidazolesuccinocarboxamide synthase produces the protein MLQLSPARAAGTILEGLKLLNRGKVRDTYDLGSGLLLSVATDAVSIFDHVLNAIIPGKGIILTAMTHFWMTKLEEAKICKTHLVAAGSAIDHYLPDNLRGNVDLQSRALVVKQLQMVPIEFIARGYLTGSALKEYQTTGKVFGVPLPKGLHDGDKLPFVFDTPTTKEVEGHDIPMDAKEVRVKYPEETKTLLAVYEFVRGFAEKHGIIFADTKLEFGRDEEGQLVLGDEVATPDSSRFWSADVWRASQKDENRKAPPPYDKQLVRNWGIDAGVNNLDPLSPKDVKKVHGMSIPDDLIIATSEMYRYIFWLITGRRIDSYLTTALKIKLGVTGRKVAVVFGSVSDRKEAEVAIAVAKKYVSNGLLHELNIHVLSCHRNPLDLVEFTKQGCFGADVVVAAGGKAFALPGVLDAHLHANGWRIPVIGVAFGHSGSEELLAAELSISQIPGRPVLMDEKVGVYCNSAGLSMAIARAAFSEMPPGLPRVKKESQFFIED, from the coding sequence ATGTTACAGCTCTCGCCCGCACGGGCAGCAGGAACGATTCTCGAGGGTCTCAAGCTCTTGAATCGCGGAAAGGTACGCGACACCTATGATCTGGGGAGTGGCTTACTCCTTTCTGTCGCAACAGATGCGGTCAGTATTTTCGACCACGTCCTGAATGCAATAATTCCCGGGAAGGGAATCATTCTGACGGCCATGACGCATTTCTGGATGACCAAGCTGGAAGAGGCCAAAATCTGCAAGACACATCTCGTTGCTGCTGGTTCTGCAATCGATCATTACCTCCCGGACAATCTCCGGGGTAATGTCGACTTGCAGTCCCGTGCGCTCGTGGTGAAGCAACTTCAAATGGTGCCAATCGAGTTTATCGCTCGAGGGTATCTGACGGGGTCGGCCCTCAAGGAATACCAGACGACTGGAAAGGTCTTTGGTGTTCCTTTGCCAAAAGGTCTTCATGACGGCGACAAGTTGCCGTTCGTGTTTGACACTCCGACGACGAAAGAAGTCGAGGGTCATGACATTCCGATGGACGCCAAAGAGGTGCGGGTGAAATATCCCGAGGAAACAAAAACCTTACTCGCCGTTTACGAGTTCGTGCGTGGTTTTGCTGAAAAGCACGGCATCATTTTTGCCGACACCAAGCTCGAGTTTGGACGCGACGAAGAAGGGCAACTCGTTTTAGGCGACGAAGTGGCCACTCCGGACTCCAGTCGTTTCTGGAGCGCGGATGTCTGGCGGGCCAGCCAGAAGGATGAAAATCGCAAGGCACCACCGCCGTACGACAAGCAGTTGGTCCGCAATTGGGGGATTGATGCCGGGGTGAACAATCTCGACCCGCTTTCTCCCAAGGATGTGAAAAAGGTTCACGGGATGTCCATTCCCGACGACCTCATCATCGCGACCTCCGAGATGTATCGCTACATCTTCTGGCTGATTACCGGCCGGAGGATTGATTCCTACCTCACCACGGCCCTGAAGATAAAGCTGGGCGTTACGGGGCGGAAGGTGGCGGTTGTCTTCGGTAGCGTGAGTGATCGCAAAGAAGCGGAAGTGGCAATCGCGGTCGCCAAGAAGTATGTGAGCAACGGCCTCCTTCATGAGCTCAATATTCACGTATTGAGCTGTCACCGAAACCCCCTAGACCTCGTGGAATTCACGAAACAAGGATGCTTCGGCGCAGATGTCGTCGTTGCTGCCGGAGGGAAGGCATTCGCCTTGCCAGGGGTTCTTGACGCCCACCTTCACGCAAACGGCTGGAGGATTCCGGTTATCGGCGTTGCTTTCGGCCATTCGGGAAGTGAAGAGTTGCTCGCAGCTGAGCTCTCGATTTCACAGATACCGGGACGGCCAGTATTGATGGACGAGAAGGTCGGCGTTTATTGCAATAGCGCCGGTCTCTCGATGGCCATTGCACGGGCGGCGTTCTCGGAAATGCCCCCCGGTCTTCCGCGGGTAAAGAAGGAATCGCAGTTTTTCATCGAAGATTAG
- the ftsE gene encoding cell division ATP-binding protein FtsE → MIYFDKVSKIYKDQSVALEDVTITISPGEFVSIVGHSGAGKTTLLKMLMVEEKPTSGKVFFESIDVQTLRGKEIPSYRRRIGVVFQDFKLLPNKTAYENVAFAMEAAGRSDEEIASDVPHALELVDLGMKRWNFPRELSGGERQRVAIARSIINQPDVLIADEPTGNLDPINTQEIIQILKKINDLGTTVILTTHNKGVIDSLGKRVVTMENGRISRDDEKGRYVM, encoded by the coding sequence ATGATTTATTTCGATAAAGTTTCAAAAATATATAAAGACCAATCAGTTGCGCTTGAGGACGTGACCATTACAATCTCGCCCGGGGAATTCGTTTCAATCGTTGGTCATTCTGGTGCAGGGAAGACAACACTCCTTAAAATGCTTATGGTTGAAGAGAAGCCAACATCTGGTAAGGTCTTTTTTGAATCAATTGATGTACAAACTCTCCGCGGAAAAGAAATACCAAGCTATCGAAGACGAATCGGCGTTGTTTTTCAAGATTTTAAACTTTTGCCCAATAAAACCGCGTATGAAAATGTAGCTTTTGCGATGGAGGCGGCTGGAAGAAGCGACGAAGAGATTGCTTCCGACGTTCCACATGCACTTGAGCTTGTTGATTTGGGTATGAAGAGGTGGAATTTTCCAAGAGAACTCTCTGGTGGAGAGCGCCAAAGAGTGGCTATTGCTCGCTCAATCATAAACCAGCCAGATGTTTTAATTGCCGATGAGCCAACGGGTAATCTTGATCCAATAAATACTCAGGAAATTATTCAAATCTTGAAAAAAATCAACGATTTAGGGACAACTGTTATTTTAACGACGCACAACAAGGGTGTGATTGATTCGCTAGGGAAAAGAGTGGTTACTATGGAAAATGGCCGAATCTCAAGAGATGACGAGAAGGGCCGTTACGTGATGTAA
- the gatC gene encoding Asp-tRNA(Asn)/Glu-tRNA(Gln) amidotransferase subunit GatC produces MKKEDIDRLAKLSRLSLTDEEKEKIALEFDSILGYVSEIEKVSVGERVLEAGTLRNVMREDGEPHESGLYTEVILNDAPDTEDGYLKVKQVF; encoded by the coding sequence ATGAAAAAGGAAGATATCGACAGGTTAGCTAAGCTTTCACGCCTTTCCCTCACCGATGAGGAGAAGGAGAAAATAGCCCTAGAATTTGATTCAATTTTGGGGTACGTTTCTGAAATTGAAAAAGTTTCAGTCGGTGAGCGTGTGCTTGAGGCAGGGACCTTAAGAAACGTTATGCGTGAAGATGGAGAGCCACACGAAAGCGGTCTTTATACCGAGGTGATTTTAAATGATGCCCCAGATACGGAGGATGGATATTTGAAAGTTAAACAAGTGTTTTAA
- a CDS encoding PCRF domain-containing protein, translating to MKDKQATEKRIAEIEAQMVRADFWNDKVSAQAILKEFQQLKNDLDGVARYDKGNAVMTIFSGAGGDDSEDFSRMLFGMYERFFAKKGFASHTVHENKNDHGGYRNITIEISGRNVYGTLKNESGVHRLVRISPFNAKKLRHTSFSMVEVIPDFEEGEESDIQIAPEDIRIEFARSSGPGGQNVNKRETAVRVVHLPTNIAVHAETERSQEQNRARAMQILKGKLFKKMEDERKSMEKGLYVSKTTEIEWGNQIRSYVLHPYKMVKDHRTGVETADVDGVLEEGKIEEFIEAEKGL from the coding sequence ATGAAAGATAAGCAAGCTACAGAAAAACGCATAGCTGAAATTGAGGCTCAAATGGTGAGGGCAGATTTTTGGAATGATAAAGTTTCCGCTCAAGCAATCTTAAAAGAATTTCAACAGTTAAAAAACGACCTTGATGGTGTTGCTCGTTATGACAAAGGGAATGCGGTGATGACCATTTTTTCTGGTGCGGGCGGTGATGACTCAGAAGATTTTTCCAGAATGCTTTTTGGTATGTACGAAAGATTTTTCGCAAAAAAAGGTTTTGCTTCGCATACTGTTCATGAAAATAAAAATGACCATGGCGGATATCGCAACATTACAATCGAGATTTCGGGGAGGAATGTTTATGGCACGCTAAAGAACGAATCCGGCGTTCATCGGCTTGTTCGAATCTCGCCGTTCAACGCCAAAAAACTGAGACACACCTCTTTTTCGATGGTTGAGGTTATTCCAGATTTTGAAGAAGGAGAGGAAAGTGATATTCAAATTGCTCCAGAAGATATAAGGATTGAATTCGCGCGCTCTTCTGGTCCAGGTGGACAGAACGTGAACAAAAGAGAGACGGCGGTACGGGTGGTACATCTACCTACGAATATTGCCGTTCACGCAGAAACAGAACGTTCGCAAGAGCAAAACCGTGCTCGAGCTATGCAAATTTTGAAAGGAAAGTTGTTTAAAAAAATGGAAGATGAGCGCAAGTCTATGGAAAAAGGATTGTACGTTTCAAAAACAACTGAAATTGAGTGGGGGAATCAAATACGCTCGTATGTTTTACATCCGTACAAAATGGTTAAGGATCACAGGACTGGTGTTGAGACCGCTGATGTTGACGGAGTTTTGGAAGAAGGAAAAATTGAGGAATTCATCGAAGCGGAGAAAGGGTTGTAG
- the gatA gene encoding Asp-tRNA(Asn)/Glu-tRNA(Gln) amidotransferase subunit GatA has translation MSVDLNKLTIEEALKGLSNGDFSSEDLVKNALSAILEREEDVHAYLEVFSDAIEQAKVADQKRKNGDKGMLLGVPIAIKDNILIEGRHVTAASKILEGYVAPYDATVIKKLKDEGAVFIGRTNMDEFAMGGSTENSAFGVTKNPHDLSRVAGGSSGGSAAAVAMGSVLGALGSDTGGSIRQPASLCGVVGLKTTYGSVSRHGLMAMGSSLDQIGPFAKTVADAEILFRAISGHDKMDSTSLPDDTYDFKEKKDNPFVVGVPRDFVSAPGIDKEVLANFERSLELLKKDGVEIRDVDLPSLKHSLAVYYILMPAEASTNLARFDGVRFGLSEDGGDVLGSYMKTRGDGFGREVRRRIMLGAYVLSSGYYDAYYNKANAVRALINEDFEKAFASVDAIVTPTSPVPAFKIGEKSEDPLAMYLADIFTVPVNLAGIPAISIPSGFTEQKLPLGIQFIARRGGEETLFGLGKKFELIRENHA, from the coding sequence ATGTCTGTTGATTTAAATAAACTAACAATTGAAGAAGCGCTAAAAGGACTCTCAAACGGAGATTTTTCTTCAGAAGATTTAGTGAAGAACGCTCTCTCTGCTATTTTAGAACGTGAGGAAGATGTTCACGCTTATCTTGAAGTTTTTAGTGACGCGATAGAGCAGGCTAAGGTGGCAGATCAGAAAAGAAAAAATGGCGACAAGGGGATGCTCCTTGGTGTGCCAATCGCAATAAAAGACAACATCCTTATTGAAGGTCGCCACGTTACAGCTGCTTCAAAAATTTTAGAAGGATATGTTGCGCCGTATGATGCAACTGTAATTAAAAAACTAAAAGATGAGGGTGCAGTTTTTATTGGGAGAACAAACATGGATGAATTTGCTATGGGTGGCTCAACAGAAAACTCCGCTTTTGGCGTGACAAAAAATCCACACGATTTGTCGCGAGTTGCCGGTGGTTCCTCTGGTGGTTCTGCTGCCGCTGTTGCAATGGGTAGTGTTTTAGGGGCGCTTGGTTCTGATACTGGTGGCTCAATCAGACAGCCAGCATCTCTTTGTGGTGTTGTGGGGCTAAAAACAACATATGGTAGTGTCTCTCGCCACGGACTTATGGCGATGGGTTCTTCGTTGGATCAAATTGGCCCTTTTGCAAAAACTGTTGCTGACGCTGAAATTTTATTCCGTGCTATCTCTGGTCACGACAAGATGGACAGCACTTCATTGCCAGACGATACCTATGATTTTAAAGAAAAAAAAGACAACCCTTTTGTTGTTGGAGTTCCGCGAGATTTTGTTTCAGCTCCCGGGATAGACAAAGAAGTTCTTGCGAATTTTGAACGCTCACTAGAACTTTTGAAAAAGGATGGAGTAGAGATAAGAGACGTTGATTTACCAAGCTTAAAGCACTCTCTCGCTGTTTATTATATTTTGATGCCCGCAGAAGCTTCGACTAATCTTGCGCGATTTGATGGTGTTCGTTTTGGACTTTCAGAGGATGGTGGAGATGTTTTAGGTTCTTATATGAAAACTAGAGGAGATGGGTTTGGTCGGGAAGTACGACGTCGAATTATGCTCGGGGCATACGTTCTTTCCTCTGGGTACTATGATGCTTATTATAATAAAGCCAACGCTGTGCGTGCGCTTATAAACGAAGATTTTGAAAAAGCTTTTGCTTCTGTTGATGCCATTGTTACACCGACTTCTCCTGTGCCAGCTTTTAAGATTGGAGAAAAATCAGAAGACCCCCTTGCTATGTATCTAGCTGATATTTTTACCGTGCCAGTTAACTTGGCCGGAATACCAGCTATCTCCATCCCGTCAGGGTTTACAGAACAAAAACTTCCACTCGGGATTCAGTTCATTGCTCGTCGAGGTGGAGAGGAAACACTTTTTGGTTTGGGGAAGAAGTTTGAATTAATTCGCGAAAACCATGCTTGA
- a CDS encoding formyltransferase family protein, with protein MDKPKIVVFASGTAEGGGSGFKKLVEASRNGVLDAHIIGVVSNHERGGVWEKASALNVPFIHFAGKWSAAGYQSIARDTRADFFALSGWLKLVSGLDPRTNFSPKTVFNIHPGPLPEFGGSGLYGHHVHEAVMKAFHQGKIRSSAVSMHFVTGEYDRGPVFFRVPVKIEPDDTPETLAERVNRCEHLYQAEITNLVVNGFIRWDGRSHHSVCPIFSSSKNFE; from the coding sequence ATGGACAAGCCAAAGATTGTCGTATTTGCTTCAGGAACAGCCGAAGGGGGTGGTTCCGGTTTCAAAAAGTTAGTGGAGGCATCCAGAAATGGAGTCCTTGATGCACATATCATCGGGGTAGTTTCCAACCACGAACGTGGCGGTGTCTGGGAAAAAGCCTCTGCGCTTAACGTCCCATTCATCCATTTCGCGGGGAAATGGAGCGCGGCTGGATACCAAAGTATCGCAAGGGATACGAGGGCTGATTTTTTTGCCCTTTCTGGCTGGCTGAAGCTTGTGAGCGGACTTGATCCGCGAACCAACTTCAGTCCGAAAACCGTGTTCAATATTCACCCTGGTCCGCTTCCAGAATTCGGCGGCTCGGGACTTTATGGGCACCATGTTCACGAAGCTGTGATGAAAGCGTTCCACCAAGGAAAAATCAGAAGTTCTGCGGTCTCGATGCATTTCGTTACGGGAGAGTACGACCGTGGCCCCGTTTTTTTCCGGGTGCCGGTGAAGATTGAGCCTGACGACACGCCAGAGACGCTCGCAGAACGGGTCAACCGTTGCGAGCATTTATACCAAGCGGAAATTACCAACTTGGTGGTCAACGGATTTATCCGTTGGGACGGAAGGAGTCATCATTCCGTATGCCCAATCTTCAGCTCCTCCAAAAATTTCGAGTAA
- a CDS encoding CTP synthase — MKQNKTKYIFVVGGVISGVGKGVTVSSIGKILQSRGLKVTAIKIDPYVNVDAGTMNPTEHGEVFVLEDGFETDQDMGNYERFLGVKLSRANYMTTGRVYESVIKKERNLEYGGKCVQVVPHIPLEIIGRIERAGARANADVVVIEIGGTVGEYENILFLEAARMMKLRKPESVAFVIVSYLPVPSKVGEMKTKPTQHAVRALSSAGIHPDIIVARSQGPLDKKRKDKLALFCNVSPECVISAPDVDSIYDIPLNLERDHLGEILLKKLKLKAKNSADLADWRKFFEGVGKFKDEIKIAVVGKYFDTGDFVLADSYISVIEAIKFSAYHLKKRPVLTWLNSKDFELDPKKVKQLEKYDGVVVPGGFGESGIAGKLAAIKYARENKIPYLGLCYGMQLIVIEYARNVLGLKNANTAEIDPSAEHLVIDILPEQKEKLKRRDYGGSMRLGSYPAVLKEGTIAREAYGAKEVSERHRHRYEVNHEYVERLENAGLVFSGRSPDGKLMEIAELPKRKHPFFLGTQFHPEFQATPFAPHPLFTEFLKASSKRHKK, encoded by the coding sequence ATGAAACAAAATAAAACAAAGTATATTTTTGTGGTTGGGGGTGTTATATCAGGCGTCGGGAAAGGGGTAACAGTTTCATCTATCGGAAAAATTTTACAATCTCGCGGTCTTAAAGTGACCGCGATTAAAATTGACCCATATGTAAACGTGGATGCAGGCACAATGAACCCTACTGAACACGGGGAGGTTTTCGTGCTTGAAGACGGCTTCGAGACGGATCAGGACATGGGTAACTATGAGCGTTTCTTGGGTGTAAAGCTCTCTCGGGCCAATTATATGACCACAGGGAGGGTGTATGAGTCTGTCATCAAGAAAGAACGCAATTTAGAGTACGGCGGGAAGTGTGTACAGGTGGTTCCACATATTCCCCTTGAAATTATTGGGCGAATAGAGCGCGCTGGTGCACGAGCAAACGCTGACGTGGTGGTGATTGAAATTGGCGGAACTGTCGGTGAATACGAGAACATTCTTTTTCTAGAAGCTGCTCGTATGATGAAACTTCGTAAACCAGAAAGTGTGGCGTTTGTTATTGTTTCATATCTTCCAGTGCCATCTAAAGTCGGAGAGATGAAAACAAAGCCGACCCAACACGCCGTGCGCGCCCTATCAAGCGCGGGAATTCACCCAGACATTATTGTGGCGCGCAGTCAGGGCCCTCTCGACAAAAAACGAAAAGATAAATTAGCACTATTTTGTAACGTCTCTCCTGAATGTGTTATCTCTGCCCCAGATGTTGATAGTATTTACGATATCCCACTCAATTTAGAGCGTGATCATTTAGGAGAGATTTTACTGAAGAAGTTAAAACTAAAAGCAAAGAACAGCGCCGACTTAGCTGACTGGAGAAAATTTTTTGAAGGTGTCGGGAAATTTAAAGATGAAATTAAAATCGCTGTTGTTGGAAAATATTTCGATACAGGTGATTTCGTTTTGGCCGATTCGTACATTTCTGTTATTGAAGCAATAAAATTCTCCGCTTATCATTTGAAAAAACGCCCAGTGCTCACCTGGCTCAACTCAAAAGATTTTGAATTGGACCCCAAGAAAGTTAAACAGTTGGAAAAATATGACGGAGTCGTTGTTCCTGGTGGATTTGGTGAATCTGGTATCGCCGGAAAACTTGCGGCGATTAAATACGCCCGCGAAAATAAAATTCCATATCTTGGACTTTGTTATGGAATGCAACTTATTGTCATTGAGTATGCAAGAAATGTTTTAGGATTAAAAAACGCCAATACTGCGGAGATAGATCCAAGCGCAGAGCATCTAGTGATTGATATTTTGCCAGAGCAAAAAGAAAAATTAAAAAGACGAGATTATGGCGGAAGCATGAGGCTCGGTTCATATCCTGCAGTTTTGAAAGAGGGAACTATTGCTCGCGAAGCTTATGGAGCAAAAGAAGTTTCAGAGCGACACAGGCATCGTTATGAGGTTAATCACGAATATGTCGAACGACTGGAAAATGCCGGACTCGTTTTCTCGGGGCGTTCACCAGACGGCAAGTTGATGGAAATCGCGGAATTGCCTAAGCGTAAACATCCATTTTTCCTTGGAACACAATTTCATCCTGAGTTTCAGGCGACGCCATTTGCTCCACACCCACTTTTTACTGAGTTTTTGAAGGCGTCTTCTAAGAGACACAAGAAATAG
- a CDS encoding permease-like cell division protein FtsX: MIGTDLRRIIKAGITNFWRTGTVSLSSIFIFTTTLYFLGSLIFLQALLDYTLTQIKDRVDVNTYFTTSTDESQILSIKKRLEELPEVSSVKYTSRVESLEQFKKRHENDYLTLQALDELGDNPLGASLNIKAKDPSQYEAIVRFLQSDSLGAQSSGIIDKINYNQNKSVIDRLSSIIDGSRKIGFALAFALAILSVLISFNTIRLVIYISREEIGIMQLVGANDSYVRGPFIVGGILYGVFSAIFALILFVPTTIWVGKTTTNFFGGINIFDYYLSNFFEIFFILILSGAFLGAISSVLAVRKYLK, from the coding sequence ATGATTGGGACTGATTTGAGACGTATCATAAAAGCCGGCATAACCAACTTTTGGCGCACTGGCACCGTCTCTCTCTCCTCTATTTTTATCTTCACAACGACCCTATATTTTTTGGGGTCGCTTATTTTTTTACAGGCACTCCTTGATTACACATTGACTCAGATTAAAGACCGCGTTGATGTAAATACATACTTCACAACTTCAACGGATGAGTCGCAAATTCTTTCTATAAAAAAGCGTCTAGAGGAACTACCAGAGGTTTCTTCTGTAAAATATACTTCTCGTGTTGAATCTCTTGAGCAGTTTAAAAAGCGTCACGAAAATGATTACCTGACACTTCAGGCTCTTGATGAACTCGGAGATAATCCACTTGGCGCATCATTAAATATCAAGGCCAAAGATCCTTCCCAGTACGAGGCAATTGTTCGCTTTTTGCAAAGCGACAGTCTTGGCGCTCAATCAAGTGGAATTATTGATAAAATTAATTACAATCAAAATAAAAGTGTCATTGATCGTCTCTCAAGCATTATCGATGGTTCGAGAAAAATTGGTTTTGCATTAGCTTTTGCTTTGGCAATACTTTCGGTTTTAATTTCCTTCAACACAATTCGCCTTGTGATCTACATCTCAAGGGAAGAGATTGGCATTATGCAACTTGTTGGAGCAAACGATTCATATGTGCGTGGACCGTTTATTGTCGGTGGAATTTTGTATGGAGTTTTCTCGGCAATATTTGCATTGATACTCTTCGTCCCAACAACAATCTGGGTTGGTAAAACTACAACCAACTTTTTTGGTGGAATAAATATTTTCGATTACTACCTTTCAAACTTTTTTGAGATATTCTTCATTTTGATTTTGTCTGGTGCGTTTTTGGGAGCGATATCAAGCGTGCTTGCAGTTAGAAAATATTTAAAATAA